The following proteins are encoded in a genomic region of Streptomyces sp. SLBN-31:
- a CDS encoding oxidoreductase, translated as MATQRPVAFVTGASSGIGNTTARALAAAGFEVIGTGRNTSGLTPPAGVTFLDLDVTSDESVTAAVQEVIERFGRIDVLVNNAGLGSAGAAEENSVAQAQSLFNLNFFGLVRMTKAVLPHMRAQRHGRIVNLSSVLGVIPQPYMALYVAAKHAIEGYSESLDHEVREHGVRVLLVEPGYTRTAFDANAAQPDTPLPLYEERRRVFDEVVAEAMKAGDDPAVVAKEIVTAATAAKPKLRYAAGPLASRITTARRLVPAGIFDKQIRKFNRMPG; from the coding sequence ATGGCCACCCAACGGCCGGTAGCATTCGTGACGGGGGCGTCATCGGGGATCGGTAACACAACCGCTCGCGCCCTCGCCGCAGCCGGGTTCGAGGTGATCGGAACCGGGCGGAACACCTCGGGACTGACCCCGCCGGCCGGTGTGACCTTCCTCGACCTCGACGTGACCAGTGACGAATCCGTCACCGCCGCCGTCCAGGAAGTGATCGAACGGTTCGGTCGGATCGACGTCCTCGTGAACAACGCCGGTCTGGGCTCGGCCGGCGCCGCCGAGGAGAACTCCGTCGCCCAGGCCCAGAGCCTCTTCAACCTCAACTTCTTCGGTCTCGTCCGCATGACGAAGGCCGTCCTGCCGCACATGCGCGCCCAGCGCCACGGACGTATCGTCAACCTCTCGTCCGTCCTCGGCGTCATCCCGCAGCCCTACATGGCCCTCTACGTCGCCGCGAAGCACGCCATCGAGGGCTACTCAGAGTCCCTGGACCACGAAGTCCGCGAGCACGGCGTCCGCGTCCTGCTCGTCGAGCCCGGCTACACCCGGACCGCCTTCGATGCCAATGCCGCGCAGCCCGACACCCCGCTGCCGCTGTATGAGGAGCGGCGGCGTGTCTTCGACGAGGTGGTCGCTGAGGCGATGAAGGCCGGCGACGACCCCGCCGTCGTCGCCAAGGAGATCGTCACGGCAGCCACCGCCGCGAAGCCGAAGCTGCGCTACGCCGCCGGACCGCTCGCCTCACGCATCACCACCGCGCGACGTCTCGTCCCCGCCGGGATCTTCGACAAGCAGATCCGCAAGTTCAACCGGATGCCCGGCTGA